A part of Sulfurimonas sp. HSL-1716 genomic DNA contains:
- a CDS encoding HD-GYP domain-containing protein: MSTTKYIPIDKNVIDEGMIVGFDLFVSADTDKEVECFKRTGSLITNDEKNVIDTINTLYVEESQYSYYEEFYKNILESQTQSTYISFEEKSASIYKNASAVLNDLFMNPETLANYDVCKKVVNEIVETILDDGFTIKSLLSIAEHDYYTHTHSINVAIYALSLGSYIGLSQEALSELGESALLHDLGKSKINPAIINKKGKLTEDEFMEIQKHPNLGYAIGMKLGIKNKNILNGIRHHHEKIDGSGYPSKMKGKMIPLYARIIGICDIFDALTTRRSYKNPMTTFDALKLMKINMKDHIDINLLNKMITMFK, from the coding sequence ATGAGTACCACAAAATACATTCCCATCGATAAAAATGTGATTGACGAAGGGATGATAGTCGGATTTGACCTGTTTGTCTCGGCAGATACCGATAAAGAAGTGGAATGTTTTAAAAGGACCGGTTCGCTCATAACAAATGACGAAAAAAACGTCATCGACACCATAAACACCTTGTATGTCGAAGAATCTCAATATTCGTATTATGAAGAGTTCTATAAAAATATTTTAGAATCTCAAACCCAGTCAACTTATATAAGCTTTGAAGAAAAATCAGCGAGTATATACAAAAACGCTTCCGCCGTTTTAAATGATCTTTTTATGAATCCCGAAACACTCGCTAATTATGATGTCTGCAAAAAGGTCGTAAATGAGATAGTAGAGACTATTCTCGATGACGGATTTACCATCAAATCACTCTTGAGCATTGCCGAACATGACTACTATACCCATACCCATTCCATAAATGTCGCCATCTATGCCCTGAGCCTGGGTTCATATATCGGATTATCGCAAGAAGCGCTCTCGGAACTCGGTGAATCGGCTCTTTTGCACGATCTTGGCAAAAGTAAAATAAATCCGGCTATCATAAATAAAAAAGGCAAGCTCACCGAAGATGAGTTCATGGAGATACAAAAACATCCAAATCTTGGATATGCGATCGGGATGAAACTGGGTATAAAAAACAAAAACATACTCAACGGCATAAGACACCATCATGAAAAAATAGACGGATCCGGATATCCATCCAAAATGAAAGGCAAAATGATCCCTCTGTATGCCCGCATAATCGGCATATGTGATATTTTTGACGCTTTGACGACGAGAAGAAGTTATAAAAACCCTATGACAACGTTCGATGCGTTGAAATTGATGAAGATAAACATGAAAGACCACATCGATATAAACCTGCTTAATAAAATGATCACCATGTTTAAATAA